A single window of Vigna unguiculata cultivar IT97K-499-35 chromosome 1, ASM411807v1, whole genome shotgun sequence DNA harbors:
- the LOC114177678 gene encoding histone H2AX-like: MSSAEVAAPAKKGGRGRPKTTKSVSRSSKAGLQFPVGRVARYLKAGRYAQRVGSGSPVYLTAVLEYLAAEVLELAGNAARDNKKTRIIPRHIQLAVRNDEELSKLMGSVTIANGGVLPKIHQNLLPKKAGKGKAEIGSASQEF, encoded by the exons ATGAGTTCCGCAGAGGTTGCAGCACCAGCGAAGAAGGGTGGAAGGGGCAGGCCCAAGACAACAAAATCTGTTTCTCGTTCCTCCAAAGCCGGTCTACAGTTCCCCGTTGGCCGTGTTGCTCGCTACCTCAAAGCTGGTCGCTATGCGCAGCGCGTTGGATCCGGTTCCCCAGTTTACCTCACTGCGGTTCTTGAATACCTTGCCGCTGAG GTTTTGGAACTTGCGGGAAATGCTGCGAGGGACAACAAGAAGACGAGAATTATTCCAAGGCACATTCAGCTTGCGGTGAGGAACGACGAGGAACTGAGCAAACTCATGGGATCTGTAACCATTGCTAACGGTGGGGTTCTGCCCAAAATTCATCAGAATTTGCTGCCCAAGAAAGCTGGCAAGGGGAAAGCTGAAATTGGATCTGCTAGTCAGGAGTTTTAG
- the LOC114173681 gene encoding coiled-coil domain-containing protein 115-like isoform X2 encodes MEEEHQYSESSEELQTQKPDGEDQQLQHQYQLPGAEEKLVLQFMDSVDNYLSLFDTVSSTLRQGWFDLASARHSMGAARINSSLLDLKFHPAATTLKITNDDGTQPCFMLRKWVSSEEKSTHELEDENVQPQDSSSLKSSDNAEIQKERSKSLSVFGVLISPKLRASQLSFEKALETLVEIANMQSSLLYSFRQLQKVEDTKE; translated from the exons ATGGAAGAAGAGCATCAATATTCTGAAAGTAGTGAAGAACTACAGACCCAGAAACCGGATGGAGAAGATCAACAGTTGCAGCATCAATACCAACTACCTGGAGCTGAAGAGAAACTAGTATTACAATTTATGGATTCAGTGGATAACTACCTATCTCTCTTTGATACAGTGTCCTCCACACTTCGACAG GGATGGTTTGACTTAGCAAGTGCTCGACATTCCATGGGTGCTGCTCGTATTAATAGTTCTTTATTGGACCTGAAATTCCATCCAGCTGCTACAACATTGAAGATAACCAACGATGACG GTACACAACCATGCTTCATGTTGCGTAAATGGGTATCCTCTGAAGAAAAGAGTACTCATGAGTTAGAAGATGAGAATGTCCAGCCACAAGATAGTAGTAGTTTGAAATCTTCCG ATAATGCTGAA ATTCAAAAGGAGAGATCCAAGTCCTTATCAGTTTTTGGAGTTTTAATATCGCCAAAGCTTCGAGCCTCCCAGCTGTCATTTGAGAAAG CACTGGAGACACTCGTAGAAATAGCTAATATGCAATCGTCATTGTTATATTCTTTTCGCCAACTTCAGAAGGTGGAAGATACCAAAGAATGA
- the LOC114179576 gene encoding pentatricopeptide repeat-containing protein At2g22410, mitochondrial-like: protein MKKLFLLPFSLPSTQKLRSPPCHLQHHKWLSSSLLPKETKWNSKTNVIITHPTLVVMESCSSMYQLRQIQARMTLTGLITHTFPLSRLLAFCALADAGDLRYAHRLFCRILEPNTFMWNTIIRGYNKARIPAMAFSFFLDMLRLRVPFDPRTFVFTLKACEHFSMASQGESVHSLARKTGFDSKLLVRNGLVHFYAVRGWLNHARGVFDEMPVKDVVTWTTMIDGYAACNCSDVAMELFGLMLEGDVEPNEVTLIAVLSACSDKGDLGMGKRIHEIMEKKNVRWGLSLHNALLDMYVKCGCLVAAREVFDRMESRDVFSWTSMVNGYAKCGDLESARRFFEQTPQKNVVCWSAMIAGYSQNDKPKDSLKLFHEMLGEGFVPGEHTLVSVLSACGQLSCFSLGHWIHQYFVDQIRIPMSVTLTNAIIDMYAKCGSIDSATEVFSAMSERNLVSWNSIIAGYAANGRAKQSIEVFDKMRCMGFEPDDITFVSLLTACSHGGLVSQGKEYFDTMERKYGIKPKKEHYACMIDLLGRTGLVEEAYKLIKNMPMKPCEASWGALLSACRKHDNVKLATLSASNLLSSDPEDSGVYVLLANIWANERKWGDVRRVRSLMRDKGVKKIPGHSLIEIDGEFKEFLVADESHPQSGEIYRVLDEIFLLSKLEDSGCDCDS, encoded by the coding sequence ATGAAAAAACTGTTTCTCCTTCCCTTTTCTCTACCTTCAACCCAAAAACTCAGATCACCACCGTGTCACCTTCAACACCATAAATGGCTCTCCTCTTCGCTTTTGCCAAAGGAGACCAAATGGAACTCCAAAACCAACGTCATAATCACACACCCAACTCTTGTTGTGATGGAATCATGTTCCTCCATGTATCAACTAAGGCAGATTCAAGCGCGCATGACCCTCACTGGCTTAATCACCCACACCTTCCCCCTTAGCAGGCTCCTAGCTTTCTGCGCCCTCGCCGATGCCGGCGACCTTCGCTACGCCCACCGTCTTTTCTGCCGTATTCTTGAACCCAACACCTTCATGTGGAACACCATCATTCGAGGCTATAACAAGGCCCGAATTCCCGCCATggccttctccttcttcctcgaTATGCTTCGACTTCGCGTTCCGTTCGACCCCAGGACCTTCGTCTTCACGCTCAAGGCCTGCGAACACTTTTCGATGGCTTCACAGGGGGAGTCCGTGCACTCCCTTGCTCGGAAAACTGGGTTTGATTCCAAGTTGCTCGTGCGGAATGGGTTGGTTCATTTTTACGCTGTTCGGGGTTGGTTGAACCACGCGCGCGgggtgtttgatgaaatgccgGTCAAGGATGTTGTTACTTGGACCACGATGATTGATGGGTATGCGGCGTGCAACTGTTCTGATGTGGCAATGGAGCTATTTGGTttgatgttggagggtgatgTTGAGCCCAATGAGGTGACGCTGATTGCGGTGCTTTCAGCTTGCTCAGATAAGGGTGACCTTGGTATGGGGAAAAGGATTCATGAAATTATGGAGAAGAAGAATGTGAGGTGGGGTTTGAGTTTACACAATGCTTTGTTGGATATGTATGTGAAATGTGGATGTTTGGTGGCTGCTAGGGAGGTTTTTGACAGAATGGAAAGTAGGGATGTTTTCTCTTGGACAAGCATGGTCAATGGGTATGCTAAATGTGGTGACTTGGAGTCTGCAAGGAGGTTCTTTGAACAAACTCCTCAGAAAAACGTGGTATGCTGGAGTGCGATGATTGCAGGATATTCTCAGAATGACAAACCGAAGGATTCATTGAAATTGTTTCATGAAATGCTTGGGGAAGGTTTTGTTCCGGGGGAGCACACCTTAGTGAGTGTGCTCTCTGCTTGTGGCCAACTAAGTTGCTTTAGTTTGGGCCATTGGATACATCAGTATTTTGTTGACCAAATAAGAATACCGATGAGTGTTACTTTGACAAATGCAATTATAGATATGTATGCCAAATGTGGAAGCATAGATTCGGCTACGGAAGTCTTCAGTGCAATGTCGGAGAGAAACTTGGTTTCTTGGAATTCTATCATTGCAGGTTATGCTGCCAATGGTCGAGCAAAACAATCTATTGAAGTTTTTGATAAGATGAGATGTATGGGATTTGAACCGGATGATATTACATTTGTGAGTTTGTTGACAGCTTGCAGTCACGGTGGCTTAGTTTCTCAAGGTAAGGAATACTTTGACACCATGGAAAGAAAATATGGGATAAAACCAAAAAAGGAACATTATGCTTGCATGATTGATCTACTAGGTAGAACTGGCCTCGTAGAAGAAGCTTACAAGTTAATAAAAAACATGCCAATGAAGCCTTGTGAGGCTTCTTGGGGTGCCCTTTTAAGCGCTTGTAGAAAGCACGACAATGTTAAGCTGGCCACTTTGTCTGCTTCTAATCTTCTAAGCTCGGATCCAGAAGATAGTGGTGTTTATGTGCTTCTGGCAAATATTTGGGCTAATGAGAGAAAATGGGGTGATGTGAGGAGGGTGCGAAGTTTGATGAGAGACAAAGGTGTGAAGAAGATTCCTGGTCATAGCTTAATAGAGATAGATGGCGAATTCAAAGAGTTTTTGGTGGCGGATGAATCACATCCTCAATCTGGGGAGATCTACAGAGTACTGgatgaaatatttttgttatcaaaATTGGAAGATTCGGGCTGTGACTGCGACTCATAA
- the LOC114173681 gene encoding coiled-coil domain-containing protein 115-like isoform X1 produces MEEEHQYSESSEELQTQKPDGEDQQLQHQYQLPGAEEKLVLQFMDSVDNYLSLFDTVSSTLRQGWFDLASARHSMGAARINSSLLDLKFHPAATTLKITNDDGTQPCFMLRKWVSSEEKSTHELEDENVQPQDSSSLKSSGLADNAEIQKERSKSLSVFGVLISPKLRASQLSFEKALETLVEIANMQSSLLYSFRQLQKVEDTKE; encoded by the exons ATGGAAGAAGAGCATCAATATTCTGAAAGTAGTGAAGAACTACAGACCCAGAAACCGGATGGAGAAGATCAACAGTTGCAGCATCAATACCAACTACCTGGAGCTGAAGAGAAACTAGTATTACAATTTATGGATTCAGTGGATAACTACCTATCTCTCTTTGATACAGTGTCCTCCACACTTCGACAG GGATGGTTTGACTTAGCAAGTGCTCGACATTCCATGGGTGCTGCTCGTATTAATAGTTCTTTATTGGACCTGAAATTCCATCCAGCTGCTACAACATTGAAGATAACCAACGATGACG GTACACAACCATGCTTCATGTTGCGTAAATGGGTATCCTCTGAAGAAAAGAGTACTCATGAGTTAGAAGATGAGAATGTCCAGCCACAAGATAGTAGTAGTTTGAAATCTTCCG GACTTGCAGATAATGCTGAA ATTCAAAAGGAGAGATCCAAGTCCTTATCAGTTTTTGGAGTTTTAATATCGCCAAAGCTTCGAGCCTCCCAGCTGTCATTTGAGAAAG CACTGGAGACACTCGTAGAAATAGCTAATATGCAATCGTCATTGTTATATTCTTTTCGCCAACTTCAGAAGGTGGAAGATACCAAAGAATGA